Proteins from one Setaria italica strain Yugu1 chromosome V, Setaria_italica_v2.0, whole genome shotgun sequence genomic window:
- the LOC101761636 gene encoding glucan endo-1,3-beta-glucosidase 12, translated as MALTRGLIVVVLGATLPLLLLSHEAEASEVGVSYGTVAVAGNLPDPAKVSKLLKDNGITMVRIYDANPSVLTSLANTGIKVMVMMPNENIAAAATDTSYALQWVQNNVKAYYPATQINGVAVGNEVFDSSPDLTSKLVPAMTNVHDALVQLGLDDAIKVSTPVAFDALKDPTFPPSAGRFKDEIAQSVMKPMIDFLQRTGSSLTMNIYPFFAYATQKPGTISLDYALGNSNPGVLDDQTGLMYYNLLDAQRDAAYYAVEALGQSSVASTMKASGQDVGVSMTYTESGWSNKGTIKHGGGRKLLDTEGAASIANAQAYNNNLINRVLSGKTGTPHRPDAGMDVYIFALFNENGKGSSDDVESNFGLFYPNMQKVYDFSFTGSGAPPAQPTASWCVANAAVGDARLQAALDYACGHGADCSAIQPGGSCFDPDTKLAHASYAVNSYYQNKGRAASACDFNGAASVVFQKPADTCGVKPMTWCVANTAVGDARLQAGLDYACANGADCSAIQPGGSCFQPDTKVAHASYAFNSYYQNKGRADGSCDFNGAASVVNQQPAGTCDASATWCVANSAVGDARLQTALDYACSNGADCSAIQAGGACFQPDTKVAHASYAFNSYYQRKGRAAGTCDFSGAGSIVNQAPKFGNCVLPSNG; from the exons ATGGCGCTTACTCGCggcctcatcgtcgtcgtcctcggtgCCACattgccgctcctcctcctctcccacgaAGCAG AGGCGAGCGAGGTTGGCGTGAGCTACGGGACGGTAGCGGTAGCCGGCAACTTGCCGGACCCGGCGAAGGTGTCGAAGCTGCTCAAGGATAACGGCATCACCATGGTCAGGATATACGACGCCAACCCATCGGTGCTCACGTCGCTGGCAAATACCGGCATCAAGGTCATGGTGATGATGCCCAACGAGAAcatcgcagccgccgccacggACACATCGTACGCGCTCCAGTGGGTGCAGAACAACGTGAAGGCCTACTACCCCGCCACGCAGATCAACGGCGTGGCCGTGGGGAACGAGGTGTTCGACTCGAGCCCGGACTTGACCTCGAAGCTCGTCCCGGCCATGACCAACGTGCACGACGCGCTGGTACAGCTCGGCCTGGATGACGCCATCAAGGTGTCCACGCCGGTTGCGTTCGACGCGCTCAAGGACCCGACCTTCCCGCCGTCCGCAGGCAGGTTCAAGGACGAAATCGCCCAGTCGGTGATGAAGCCCATGATCGACTTCCTGCAGCGGACAGGCTCCTCCCTCACAATGAACATCTATCCCTTCTTTGCGTATGCCACTCAAAAACCAGGCACAATCTCCCTAGACTACGCCCTGGGCAACTCCAACCCCGGCGTGCTCGACGACCAGACCGGCCTCATGTACTACAACCTCCTTGACGCCCAGCGTGACGCCGCGTACTACGCCGTGGAAGCTTTGGGCCAGTCTTCCGTTGCGAGTACCATGAAAGCTTCGGGCCAGGATGTCGGTGTGAGCATGACATATACGGAGAGCGGGTGGTCAAATAAAGGTACGATcaagcacggcggcggccggaagcTTCTGGACACAGAAGGCGCGGCGTCGATAGCCAACGCCCAAGCGTACAACAATAACCTCATCAACCGCGTGCTGTCCGGCAAGACGGGCACCCCGCATCGACCTGACGCCGGCATGGACGTGTACATCTTTGCCCTCTTCAACGAGAACGGGAAGGGCAGCTCCGACGACGTCGAGTCCAACTTTGGTCTGTTCTACCCAAACATGCAGAAGGTATACGATTTCAGCTTCACAGGTAGCGGTGCGCCACCAGCACAACCGACGGCAAGCTGGTGCGTGGCGAACGCGGCGGTCGGCGACGCGCGGCTGCAGGCGGCGCTGGACTACGCGTGCGGCCACGGCGCCGACTGCAGCGCGATCCAGCCCGGCGGTTCGTGCTTCGATCCCGACACCAAGCTCGCGCACGCCTCCTACGCGGTCAACAGCTACTACCAAAACAAGGGCCGGGCAGCCAGCGCGTGCGACTTCAACGGCGCTGCCTCGGTAGTCTTCCAGAAACCAGCAG ACACGTGTGGCGTAAAGCCGATGACTTGGTGCGTGGCGAACACCGCGGTTGGAGACGCGCGGCTTCAGGCAGGGCTGGACTACGCCTGCGCAAACGGCGCGGACTGCAGCGCCATCCAGCCCGGCGGCTCGTGCTTCCAGCCCGACACCAAGGTCGCGCATGCCTCATACGCATTCAACAGCTACTACCAAAACAAGGGCCGGGCAGACGGGTCGTGCGACTTCAacggcgccgcctccgtcgtCAACCAGCAACCAGCCG GCACCTGCGACGCGTCGGCGACCTGGTGCGTGGCGAACTCGGCGGTTGGGGACGCACGGTTGCAGACGGCGCTGGACTACGCCTGCAGCAACGGTGCGGACTGCAGCGCCATCCAGGCCGGAGGGGCGTGCTTCCAGCCCGACACCAAGGTTGCTCACGCCTCATACGCGTTCAACAGCTACTACCAGCGCAAAGGCCGTGCGGCAGGGACATGTGACTTCTCTGGCGCCGGCTCCATCGTCAACCAGGCACCGA AGTTCGGAAACTGCGTGCTTCCATCAAATGGCTGA
- the LOC101765034 gene encoding cysteine-rich receptor-like protein kinase 6, protein MLIRFGTRSFPTACTMGLHHHLLTVIAAVVAIALLPGAASYPWPFCGTDNFRANSRYQANLNLLAATLPGKASTSPSNLFATAAAGAGRDRVWAAGLCRGDVNASNCFACLAQAFHDLPNDCSYNKDATIYYDPCMLRYSNTSVLSAADADLSGQLAWYAIPTNVTANPAQFNRAVAALINATADRAALNSTRRFATGEAGFDQEVPTVYAVAQCTPDQTPAQCRRCLAGIVAEYMGDFENAVGGRILWINCSFRYDSKPFFRGPAMVQLASPFPAAPAPAPAPPVQPTVQPSPLGGGVELKGRKYSLPVLVPAVLLPVLAALNLAICLCFWRRRQRRSMAEGKKPYPKYSADEAEDGEMVDSMMIELSTLRAATGDFDDSNKLGEGGFGAVYKGVLPDGEEVAVKRLSSSSTQGLEQLKNELALVAKLKHKNLVRLVGVCLEQQERLLVYEYVPNRSLDIVLFGAENQLDWEQRYRIINGIARGLQYLHEDSQLKVVHRDLKASNILLDANMNPRISDFGLARIFSHDQTQAVTKSFVGTYGYMAPEYVMRGNYSVKSDAFSFGVMVLEIVTGRNNNDSYNSKQSGDLLNTVWEHWEARTVMELVDPSMNGGFPEGDMLRCIHIGLLCVQGDPAVRPVMSSVVMMLGSDTVALQAPSKPAFVTRKGVANATDSTVSLQG, encoded by the exons ATGCTGATTCGTTTCGGAACCCGCTCCTTCCCCACCGCGTGCACGATGggtctccaccaccacctcctcaccgtcatcgccgccgtcgtcgccatcgccctcctccccggcgccgcAAGCTACCCGTGGCCGTTCTGCGGCACGGACAACTTCAGGGCCAACAGCAGGTACCAGGCCAACCTCAACCTCCTCGCCGCCACGCTGCCGGGGAAAGCCTCCACGTCCCCGAGCAACCTtttcgccacggccgccgccggcgccggccgggaCCGGGTCTGGGCCGCGGGGCTGTGCCGCGGCGACGTCAACGCCAGCAACTGCTTCGCCTGCCTCGCGCAGGCCTTCCACGACCTGCCCAACGACTGCTCCTACAACAAGGACGCCACAATCTACTACGACCCCTGCATGCTCCGCTACTCCAACACGAgcgtcctctccgccgccgacgccgacctgTCGGGCCAGTTAGCCTGGTACGCGATACCTACGAATGTCACGGCGAACCCGGCCCAGTTCAACCGCGCCGTGGCCGCCCTCATCAACGCCACCGCCGACCGCGCCGCGCTCAACTCCACGCGGCGGTTCGCCACCGGGGAGGCCGGGTTCGACCAGGAGGTCCCCACGGTGTACGCCGTGGCGCAGTGCACGCCGGACCAGACGCCGGCGCAGTGCCGGCGCTGCCTCGCCGGGATAGTTGCGGAGTACATGGGGGATTTCGAGAACGCTGTTGGAGGCAGGATCCTCTGGATCAATTGCAGCTTCAGGTACGACAGCAAGCCCTTCTTCCGTGGACCGGCGATGGTGCAGCTCGCGTCACCGTTCCCcgccgcgccagcgccggcgccggcgccgcctgtGCAGCCAACGGTTCAGCCGTCGCCGCTGGGCGGAGGAGTTGAGCTAAAGGGAAGAAAGTACAGTTTGCCGGTGCTTGTTCCTGCTGTTCTGCTGCCTGTTCTAGCAGCCTTGAACCTTGCCATCTGCCTCTGTttctggaggcggcggcagcggagatCAATGGCAGAAGGGAAGAAGCCAT ATCCCAAGTATTCCGCTGATGAAGCAGAGGACGGCGAAATGGTGGACTCCATGATGATCGAGTTGTCCACCCTGCGAGCCGCGACAGGGGATTTCGACGACAGCAACAAGCTTGGCGAGGGCGGGTTTGGCGCAGTGTACAAG GGCGTCCTCCCAGACGGCGAAGAGGTAGCGGTGAAGCGGCTGTCGAGCAGCTCGACGCAGGGCTTGGAGCAGCTGAAGAACGAGCTGGCGCTGGTGGCCAAGCTGAAGCACAAGAACCTGGTCAGGCTCGTCGGAGTCTGCCTGGAGCAGCAGGAGCGGCTGCTCGTCTACGAGTACGTCCCCAACCGGAGCCTCGACATCGTCCTCTTCGGTGCCGAGAATCAGCTGGACTGGGAGCAGAGGTACAGGATCATCAACGGCATCGCTCGGGGCCTGCAGTACCTCCACGAGGACTCGCAGCTCAAGGTCGTCCACCGTGACCTCAAGGCCAGCAACATCCTGCTCGACGCGAACATGAACCCAAGGATCTCCGACTTCGGCCTCGCCAGGATCTTCAGCCACGACCAGACGCAGGCCGTCACGAAAAGCTTCGTCGGCACCTA TGGGTACATGGCGCCGGAGTACGTCATGCGGGGGAACTACTCGGTGAAGTCGGACGCCTTCAGCTTCGGCGTCATGGTGCTGGAGATCGTCACGGGGAGGAACAACAACGACAGCTACAATTCCAAACAGTCCGGAGATCTCTTGAACACT GTATGGGAGCATTGGGAGGCCAGGACggtgatggagttggtagacCCGTCCATGAACGGCGGCTTCCCGGAGGGCGACATGCTGCGGTGCATCCATATTGGGTTGCTCTGCGTGCAGGGAGACCCGGCGGTCCGGCCGGTGATGTCGTCGGTCGTCATGATGCTCGGCAGCGACACGGTGGCCCTCCAGGCCCCATCCAAGCCGGCGTTCGTCACCAGGAAGGGCGTTGCCAACGCAACCGATTCGACAGTGTCGCTACAGGGTTAA
- the LOC101764616 gene encoding cysteine-rich receptor-like protein kinase 10, which translates to MVFSFHCVTKIMTKESSGRVAQPPPSSSAVRCSALRHGVWGRGHHGFKQVAIVPWRTKSKQLSPLPLAMLAGRYAAAAAAALALLLLLRPATAAAPNCDASTTYTANSTFQANLDRLAAVLPVNASASPAGFATVTVGVTPEQANGLALCRGDTNASTCAACVTAAFQEAKQTCPFDKGASILRDACNLQFAGRQFLDFLRPDQWIVQELVPGIDTAVASVNASDAWFSAAVTGIFTAIINSAVAATNSTRKYFTTAEMAFNPKIYGLAQCAPDLTPDQCRGCLGYIQSEIMARHMDGRPQSNVGAVVWCLLRYSVLSPIYEGRAMLQLAAPPEPPPVATPSPATPESGAGRKGITAGVSVGIAGFVVLMLILSVFFFLRFRRRIKATKKGHPLKKIGNPQCTVFDLMTLQEATEHLSEKNKLGEGGFGTVYKGILSDGEEIAVKTLLGRTGHALHQLHNEIQVLAKLQHKNLVRLLGYCLHQNDTLLVYEYIKNGSLDSILFDKTTGNALHWEQQYNIILGIAKGILYLHEDSSTRIIHRDLKANNILLDDDMEPKIADFGLARLLGEGHTLTQTARVVGTFGYMAPEYAMHGLVSPKVDIFSFGVLVLEIVTRRSNCGSDDYSAVNLLSDVWAHWTKGSISQMLDQSLVGYGRIQALRCIHVGLLCVQVDPDDRPDISAVVFMLTRDGMELQPPEQPAFFFARGSPSASRSDGQSSYVYDRSSSILEQDISVNGLTVTEPYPR; encoded by the exons ATGGTTTTCAGTTTCCACTGTGTAACTAAAATAATGACAAAAGAGTCAAGTGGGCGCGTCGCCcaaccgccgccgtcgtcctccgcgGTCAGGTGCTCCGCACTCCGCCATGGGGTCTGGGGCCGCGGCCACCACGGTTTCAAGCAAGTAGCAATTGTGCCGTGGCGAACAAAAAGTAAGCAGCTCTCCCCACTGCCGCTGGCGATGCTTGCCGGCCGctatgccgccgccgccgccgccgccctcgcgctgctgctgctgctgcgaccGGCGACCGCCGCGGCCCCAAATTGCGACGCCTccaccacctacacggccaacAGCACGTTCCAGGCGAACCTGGACCGCCTCGCCGCGGTGCTCCCGGTCaacgcctccgcctcgccggcgggcTTCGCCACCGTCACCGTCGGCGTGACGCCCGAGCAGGCCAACGGCCTGGCGCTCTGCCGCGGCGACACGAACGCGTCCACCTGCGCCGCCTGCGTCACGGCGGCGTTCCAGGAAGCGAAGCAGACCTGCCCCTTCGACAAGGGCGCCAGCATCCTCCGGGACGCCTGCAACCTCCAATTTGCCGGCAGGCAGTTTCTCGATTTTCTCCGACCGGACCAGTGGATCGTCCAGGAGCTGGT TCCTGGTATCGACACGGCCGTGGCGAGCGTCAACGCCTCGGATGCCTGGTTCAGCGCCGCCGTCACGGGGATCTTCACCGCCATAATCAAcagcgcggtggcggcgaccaACTCGACGAGGAAGTACTTCACCACGGCGGAGATGGCCTTCAACCCCAAGATCTACGGGCTGGCGCAGTGCGCGCCGGACCTGACGCCGGACCAGTGCCGGGGTTGCCTTGGGTACATCCAGTCGGAAATCATGGCGCGGCACATGGACGGTCGGCCCCAGAGCAACGTAGGTGCAGTGGTGTGGTGCTTGCTGAGGTACAGCGTGTTGTCGCCGATCTACGAGGGCCGGGCGATGCTGCAGCTTGCCGCACCGCCGGAACCACCACCGGTGGCCACGCCTTCACCTGCTACTCCAGAATCTGGAGCAG GGAGGAAAGGGATTACAGCTGGAGTCTCGGTGGGCATCGCCGGCTTTGTTGTGTTAATGTTGATTCTTTCAGTCTTTTTCTTCCTTCGCTTCAGGCGAAGGATTAAGGCGACAAAGAAGGGTCATC CACTGAAGAAAATAGGGAACCCGCAATGCACGGTCTTCGATTTGATGACGTTGCAAGAGGCGACTGAACACTTGTCGGAAAAGAATAAGCTTGGAGAAGGTGGTTTCGGTACTGTATACAAG GGGATACTCTCTGATGGTGAAGAGATAGCAGTCAAGACACTTTTAGGAAGAACCGGGCATGCATTGCATCAGCTACACAATGAGATCCAGGTACTGGCAAAGCTTCAGCACAAGAACCTTGTTAGATTACTGGGGTATTGCTTGCATCAGAATGATACACTGCTCGTATATGAATACATCAAGAACGGGAGCCTCGACAGCATTCTATTCG ATAAGACTACGGGAAATGCACTTCACTGGGAGCAACAGTACAACATCATTCTTGGAATTGCCAAGGGGATATTGTATCTCCATGAGGACTCGAGCACGAGGATCATCCACCGAGACCTGAAGGCGAACAACATTCTTCTCGACGACGACATGGAACCGAAGATCGCAGACTTTGGGCTGGCTAGGCTGCTAGGAGAAGGTCACACCCTTACTCAGACAGCCAGAGTGGTCGGGACATT CGGCTACATGGCACCGGAGTACGCGATGCACGGGCTCGTGTCGCCCAAGGTTGACATCTTCAGCTTTGGCGTGTTGGTCCTTGAGATCGTGACGAGGAGAAGCAACTGCGGCTCCGACGATTACAGCGCCGTGAACCTCCTGAGCGAT GTCTGGGCTCACTGGACGAAAGGGTCGATATCGCAGATGCTGGACCAGTCGCTGGTTGGATACGGTCGAATTCAGGCGCTGCGATGCATCCACGTCGGTCTGCTGTGCGTCCAGGTGGACCCTGACGACAGGCCCGACATATCGGCCGTCGTGTTCATGTTGACTAGGGATGGCATGGAGCTCCAGCCGCCGGAGCAGCCTGCGTTCTTCTTCGCGAGAGGATCGCCTTCGGCTTCACGATCGGATGGGCAAAGCAGCTATGTATATGACCGGTCTAGTTCAATTTTGGAACAGGACATTTCTGTGAATGGGCTTACAGTAACAGAGCCGTACCCTAGATAG